A stretch of the Dichotomicrobium thermohalophilum genome encodes the following:
- the addA gene encoding double-strand break repair helicase AddA, with protein MSDSLRRTEAMQARAADPAASAWVRANAGTGKTHVLVQRVLRLLLAGAAPEGIVCLTFTKAAASEMANRLTRALGKWAVAAPDALHARLREVLGRAPSAEETARARRLFAHVLDTPGGLRIQTIHAFCERILRQFPLEAGVAPGFTVLAEEDSRGRMRAAMTAALEAAAVAADGPLERALETVAGLAREDDVEALLGAVLRERVALRQMMRAAEAEGRVLAALIGEALGVPGDSDLQAVAQAQAEVLSNDEIARIRAALAQGGKNDAKLADQLAEAANAARRDARIGAFRAAFLKKSDGLPRADKGFPSNAVIAAAPDAAEVLRAARDRFADLDQTRIALETARASAALFTLADAVIQRYEAGKQADGALDYDDLIDRTVSLLQHGSAWVLYRLDGGIDHLLIDEAQDNSRAQWRVAELLSEEFFAGEGAREAGRSLFAVGDEKQSIYGFQGAAPEHFAALGDAFRRQAEGARHVWHDVPLTRSFRTVAPVLRAVDLVFGGANGLGARIGASAEVAHEVHRDADAGLVEVWPTVKPPERVETHAFAPLDEPMAGAEAVDRLAARIADRIKAWLDTGEILPSAGRPIRAGDILILVRKRQPFAAPMINALKSRGIPVAGADRMRLTEQLAVMDLMALGDALLLPGDDLPLAAVLKSPLIGLSEDDLFALAHEREGSLWEALEDAAGNVPRLAEAETQLARWRDDALTLRPFEFYAAVLDRDGARTRLIARLGPEAADAIDEFLNLALAYEETGPATLQGFLAWLRESGSEVRRDMEQGADQVRVMTVHGAKGLEAPIVFLPDTCTMSTRGGGPVLRVPRDAPGEFGDCLVWAVGEGKRLPAVERVRTDQRAADEAESYRLLYVAMTRARDRLYVTGFESRKKPGRDAGCWYDVVYSALEGVAESVSGEKGEAVLRLKRAGDSLPRPETAEPLAVTTAEPPAWLSAPARAEALAEAVQPSAKEDASQTRHSHCSAEAARRRGELIHLLLERLPEVAPEHREAEAERLVAQRAGGDDTEVDDATRSDAAETALGILAAPEFAHLFGPGSRAEVPIAAQAGTHADDARLSGRIDRLVVHGDDVLVIDYKTDASVPASAESAPPGYIAQLDAYCRALACVFPDKRLRAFILWTSMPALMEIPLDAAGPDGDS; from the coding sequence ATGAGCGACAGCTTGCGCCGCACCGAAGCCATGCAGGCCCGCGCCGCCGATCCGGCCGCGAGCGCCTGGGTCCGCGCGAATGCCGGTACGGGCAAGACGCATGTGCTGGTGCAGCGGGTGCTGCGCCTGTTGCTGGCCGGTGCCGCGCCGGAAGGCATCGTCTGCCTGACCTTCACGAAGGCCGCCGCGTCGGAAATGGCCAACCGGTTGACGCGCGCGCTGGGCAAATGGGCGGTTGCCGCGCCGGATGCTCTCCACGCACGGCTACGGGAGGTGCTGGGGCGCGCTCCCTCGGCGGAGGAGACGGCGCGCGCGCGGCGGCTGTTCGCGCATGTCCTCGACACCCCGGGCGGCCTGCGCATCCAGACCATCCACGCCTTCTGCGAGCGCATCCTGCGGCAGTTCCCGCTGGAGGCCGGTGTCGCGCCCGGATTCACTGTGCTGGCGGAAGAAGATTCGCGTGGGCGGATGCGCGCGGCGATGACAGCGGCGCTGGAGGCGGCGGCGGTCGCGGCGGACGGCCCGCTTGAGCGTGCGCTGGAGACGGTCGCCGGGCTGGCGCGCGAGGATGATGTCGAGGCGCTGCTGGGCGCGGTGCTGCGCGAGCGTGTGGCGCTGCGGCAGATGATGCGCGCTGCGGAGGCGGAGGGCCGGGTGCTGGCGGCGCTGATCGGTGAGGCGCTCGGCGTGCCTGGGGATTCCGACCTGCAGGCGGTCGCGCAGGCGCAGGCGGAGGTCCTGAGCAATGACGAGATCGCGCGTATCCGTGCCGCGCTGGCGCAGGGCGGCAAAAACGATGCGAAGTTGGCTGATCAACTGGCCGAGGCCGCGAATGCCGCGCGCCGCGATGCCCGCATTGGCGCGTTTCGCGCCGCTTTCCTGAAGAAAAGCGACGGCCTGCCGCGCGCCGACAAGGGCTTCCCGAGCAACGCCGTCATTGCAGCCGCGCCCGATGCGGCCGAGGTGCTGCGCGCCGCGCGCGACCGCTTCGCCGACCTGGATCAGACTCGAATCGCGCTGGAGACCGCGCGGGCCAGCGCCGCGTTGTTCACCCTCGCGGACGCCGTAATCCAGCGCTATGAGGCTGGCAAGCAGGCCGACGGCGCGCTCGATTACGATGACCTGATCGACCGCACGGTGTCCCTGCTTCAGCACGGCTCGGCCTGGGTGCTCTACCGGCTCGACGGCGGGATCGACCATCTGCTGATCGACGAGGCGCAGGACAATTCGCGGGCGCAGTGGCGCGTGGCCGAACTGCTGTCGGAGGAGTTTTTCGCCGGGGAGGGCGCGCGCGAGGCTGGCCGCTCGCTCTTCGCGGTGGGCGACGAAAAGCAGTCGATCTACGGGTTCCAGGGCGCCGCGCCGGAGCATTTCGCCGCGCTGGGAGACGCGTTCCGCCGCCAGGCCGAAGGCGCGCGCCACGTCTGGCATGACGTGCCGCTGACCCGCTCTTTCCGCACGGTCGCACCGGTGCTGCGGGCGGTCGATCTGGTGTTCGGCGGCGCGAACGGGCTGGGCGCGCGGATCGGCGCGAGCGCGGAGGTCGCGCATGAGGTGCATCGCGACGCGGATGCCGGTCTGGTCGAGGTCTGGCCAACCGTGAAGCCGCCGGAGCGGGTGGAAACCCACGCATTCGCGCCGCTGGACGAGCCGATGGCGGGGGCGGAGGCCGTGGACCGGCTGGCCGCGCGGATCGCGGACCGGATCAAGGCGTGGCTCGACACTGGGGAGATCCTGCCGTCGGCGGGCCGGCCCATCCGCGCGGGCGACATCCTGATCCTCGTGCGGAAGCGCCAGCCATTCGCCGCGCCGATGATCAACGCGCTGAAAAGCCGGGGCATTCCAGTGGCCGGTGCGGACCGAATGCGGCTGACCGAGCAACTCGCGGTCATGGACCTGATGGCGCTGGGCGATGCGCTGTTGCTGCCCGGCGATGATCTCCCGCTCGCGGCCGTGCTGAAAAGCCCGCTGATCGGCCTCTCGGAGGACGACCTGTTCGCGCTGGCGCATGAGCGCGAGGGCAGCCTGTGGGAGGCGCTGGAAGACGCGGCGGGCAATGTCCCGCGCCTCGCCGAAGCGGAGACGCAGCTTGCGCGCTGGCGTGACGATGCGCTGACTCTGCGGCCGTTCGAGTTCTATGCGGCGGTGCTGGACCGCGACGGCGCGCGCACGCGGCTGATCGCCCGGCTGGGGCCGGAGGCGGCGGACGCGATCGACGAGTTTCTCAACCTGGCGCTGGCCTACGAGGAAACCGGGCCGGCGACGCTGCAGGGCTTTCTGGCGTGGCTGCGCGAATCTGGCAGCGAAGTGCGCCGCGACATGGAGCAGGGCGCGGACCAGGTGCGGGTCATGACCGTGCATGGCGCGAAGGGGCTGGAGGCGCCCATCGTGTTTCTGCCGGACACCTGCACGATGAGCACGCGCGGCGGCGGGCCGGTGCTGCGCGTGCCGCGCGATGCGCCGGGGGAATTCGGCGATTGTCTCGTCTGGGCCGTGGGCGAGGGGAAGCGGCTTCCCGCCGTCGAGCGGGTGCGCACGGACCAGAGGGCCGCCGATGAAGCGGAGAGCTACCGGCTTCTCTACGTGGCGATGACACGGGCGCGCGACCGGCTCTACGTGACCGGGTTCGAGAGCCGCAAGAAACCGGGACGCGACGCGGGGTGCTGGTACGACGTCGTATACAGCGCGCTGGAAGGCGTGGCCGAGAGCGTGTCCGGGGAGAAAGGCGAGGCGGTACTTCGCCTGAAGAGGGCTGGCGATTCTCTGCCAAGGCCGGAAACGGCGGAGCCCCTGGCGGTCACGACTGCCGAACCGCCCGCCTGGCTCTCCGCGCCGGCAAGAGCCGAGGCTTTGGCGGAGGCCGTACAGCCCTCGGCCAAGGAAGACGCTTCCCAAACACGGCACTCTCATTGCTCTGCGGAGGCCGCGCGCCGACGAGGGGAGCTAATCCACCTGCTGCTGGAGCGCCTGCCGGAGGTCGCACCCGAACACCGCGAGGCGGAAGCAGAACGTCTCGTAGCGCAGCGGGCTGGCGGCGACGATACCGAGGTGGACGATGCCACGCGCAGCGACGCTGCGGAGACGGCGCTCGGCATTCTCGCCGCGCCGGAGTTCGCGCACCTGTTCGGCCCCGGCTCGCGTGCGGAAGTGCCGATCGCGGCGCAGGCGGGCACGCACGCCGACGACGCGCGCCTCTCCGGGCGCATTGACCGGCTGGTCGTGCACGGTGATGACGTTCTTGTGATTGATTATAAAACCGACGCGAGCGTGCCCGCTTCCGCGGAGAGCGCGCCGCCCGGCTACATTGCCCAGCTCGACGCCTACTGCCGCGCGTTGGCATGCGTATTCCCGGACAAGCGGCTGCGCGCGTTCATTCTGTGGACAAGCATGCCTGCGCTGATGGAAATTCCTCTGGACGCGGCGGGCCCCGATGGCGACTCTTGA
- a CDS encoding SHOCT domain-containing protein, with product MGPIFTIIILVLGVLAIVALWRFVSGGSGREATGSGDRSLEVLRERFARGEIDEEEFEARKRALNR from the coding sequence ATGGGGCCGATCTTCACGATCATCATCCTTGTACTGGGCGTCCTTGCGATCGTTGCCCTGTGGCGGTTTGTCAGTGGTGGCTCGGGCCGCGAGGCAACCGGAAGCGGCGACCGGTCTCTGGAGGTTCTGCGGGAGCGTTTTGCGCGCGGCGAAATCGACGAAGAGGAATTCGAGGCGCGCAAGAGGGCGCTCAATCGCTAG
- a CDS encoding A24 family peptidase yields MTDWAEPIIQGAFIFLVSYAMITDLRDLRVPNWVPLAIAGLFLLYSLDQGGGDLPVHMLTGVGMLVVAFALFVAGVFGGGDAKFIAALALWMGPADLGPFVLITTLLGGAMAVALVGLKKLLVFNPALENHAAIARPLAWARTGKMPYAVPIGLAALMLGPALF; encoded by the coding sequence ATGACTGACTGGGCCGAGCCCATCATCCAAGGCGCATTCATCTTTCTCGTCAGCTACGCCATGATTACGGACCTGCGCGATCTGCGCGTGCCAAACTGGGTGCCGCTGGCGATCGCGGGCCTCTTCCTGCTTTACAGCCTGGATCAGGGTGGCGGCGATCTGCCGGTGCACATGCTCACCGGTGTTGGCATGCTCGTCGTCGCTTTTGCGCTGTTCGTGGCGGGTGTGTTCGGCGGCGGCGACGCGAAGTTTATCGCCGCGCTGGCGCTGTGGATGGGGCCGGCCGATCTCGGGCCGTTCGTGCTGATCACGACCTTGCTCGGCGGGGCGATGGCCGTTGCGCTGGTGGGGTTGAAGAAGCTGCTGGTCTTCAATCCGGCGCTGGAGAACCACGCGGCCATCGCTAGGCCGCTCGCCTGGGCGCGCACCGGCAAGATGCCTTACGCGGTGCCCATCGGCCTGGCCGCGCTGATGCTCGGGCCGGCCCTGTTTTAA
- a CDS encoding MOSC domain-containing protein has translation MTKPGTPLRAMMDRNARSGRVAWIGLRPARKAKIEAVETVEVTQDGLVGDHWTRGGPRAVTLIQWEHLPVIGAFLGREAPPPELLRRNIAIAGINLLGLRRRTFQIGQVVLRGTGICAPCSRMEQNLGPGGYSAVRHHGGIGAEVIRPGHIQLGDPVRLAEDQSETGQS, from the coding sequence ATGACAAAACCGGGGACGCCTCTACGCGCGATGATGGACCGAAATGCTCGTTCTGGCCGGGTGGCCTGGATTGGGCTGCGCCCGGCGCGCAAGGCCAAGATCGAGGCGGTCGAGACAGTTGAAGTTACGCAGGATGGGCTGGTGGGTGATCACTGGACGCGAGGTGGCCCGCGGGCGGTCACGCTCATTCAGTGGGAGCACCTGCCGGTGATTGGGGCGTTTCTGGGGCGCGAGGCGCCACCGCCGGAGCTTTTGCGCCGGAATATCGCGATCGCAGGCATCAACCTGTTGGGCTTGCGGCGGCGAACGTTCCAGATCGGACAGGTAGTGCTGCGTGGCACCGGGATTTGCGCCCCGTGCAGCCGGATGGAGCAGAACCTAGGGCCGGGCGGGTATTCAGCGGTGCGCCATCACGGCGGGATCGGTGCGGAGGTCATCAGGCCGGGGCATATTCAGCTTGGCGACCCGGTTCGCCTCGCGGAGGATCAGAGCGAGACCGGCCAGAGCTGA
- the pdeM gene encoding ligase-associated DNA damage response endonuclease PdeM, which yields MPRPAEAVSDRTRSQIAFAGVPLVLDARGGAYLPEADTLIVSDLHLEKGSYYAARGVPVPVCDTRETLRRLAEIVAAYSPARVVCLGDSFHDRSARGRLSSADQAGLADIAKDISDWVWVNGNHDPEPPDGLTGRGAARLDLAGLTLAHQPVEAPGAQIIGHYHPKLKLRLKGHKITGPCFVAGAKRLVMPAFGAFTGGLRVTRDAPWPDLLGTDWRQYLIFNDQLWPVSL from the coding sequence GTGCCGCGGCCGGCTGAAGCGGTCAGCGACCGCACGCGGAGCCAGATCGCCTTCGCCGGCGTCCCGCTCGTGCTCGATGCGCGCGGCGGGGCCTATCTGCCCGAAGCGGACACGCTGATCGTCTCCGACCTTCATCTGGAAAAAGGGTCGTATTATGCCGCGCGTGGGGTGCCGGTCCCGGTCTGCGATACGCGCGAGACGCTGCGCCGGCTGGCGGAAATTGTCGCGGCCTATTCCCCCGCCCGCGTCGTGTGCCTTGGCGACAGCTTCCATGATCGCTCAGCCCGCGGGCGGCTTTCTTCCGCGGATCAGGCCGGTCTCGCAGACATCGCGAAGGACATCTCGGATTGGGTTTGGGTCAACGGCAATCACGATCCGGAGCCGCCGGATGGCCTGACGGGGCGTGGCGCGGCACGGCTCGACCTGGCGGGGCTGACCCTTGCGCACCAGCCGGTTGAGGCACCGGGCGCGCAGATCATCGGCCATTATCATCCCAAGCTGAAATTGCGCCTCAAGGGCCACAAGATCACCGGCCCCTGCTTCGTCGCCGGGGCGAAACGGCTCGTCATGCCGGCCTTCGGGGCGTTCACGGGCGGGCTTCGCGTCACGCGCGATGCGCCCTGGCCCGACCTGCTCGGGACAGACTGGCGGCAATACCTGATCTTCAACGATCAGCTCTGGCCGGTCTCGCTCTGA
- a CDS encoding ligase-associated DNA damage response DEXH box helicase has translation MTGTPDIPDYVADWFTARGWRLHDHQRALVRAFRERRSTLLIAPTGGGKTLAGLLPSLIDIHENGTGHLHTLYISPLKALTNDIARNLTAPIEGMGLNVRTESRTGDTPGAKRQRQRRTPPDILMTTPESLMLMLSYTDAPRIFGGLRAVVVDETHSFAATKRGDFTALALARLRQLAPDHVRFGLSATVANPNGLAEWLGSSGAPATVHIAEAAPRPQIEMLRTETPLPYGGFMARYAIPEIYEAVRAAGTSILFVNTRAQAELMLQWLWQANEDALPITVYHGSLDKEQRRKTEEMMASGKLRAVVATSALELGIDWGDVDLVVQVGAPKGVSRLLQRIGRANHRLDEPSRALLVPTNRFETLECLAAIEAIENGVLDGVQDWTATRDTVIQYIVNCACAAPVCPDALYAEVTSAAPYAEMPRAEFDALFRFAVDGGTVLGNYPRYRRLQMGTDGLYRLTHQRVARRHRQNIGTIVEASRLRVKKMFGPRGGRVLGEVEEYFAQGLTPGDTFLFAGEVLSFERVRDMTLEARAAKGGEPKVPAYVGGQMPLSTYLAERVRELFARPDAWAALPESVRDWLALQKQVSRLPDEDSMLIEHFGRGRLRYTVFYTFEGRKANQTLGMLITRRMERMGLKPVSFVISDYGLTVTNLSTVTDAHIDSLLAPDILGDELEEWIAESPMLKRAFRQVATVAGLTEQNYAGERKTMKQVTFSTDLIYDTLRRHEPDHVLLSVTRREAERELLDLKRLSRMLGRFHPNWRFVALRRASPLAIPMLMQVRAEQVRGSGIEALLAQSALQDEAERMMEDARAAAG, from the coding sequence ATGACCGGCACGCCAGACATACCAGATTACGTCGCGGACTGGTTCACCGCACGCGGCTGGCGGCTGCATGATCATCAGCGCGCGCTTGTCCGCGCGTTCCGCGAGCGCCGCTCAACCCTGCTGATCGCGCCGACGGGCGGCGGCAAGACGCTCGCCGGGCTGCTGCCCTCGCTGATCGACATTCACGAGAACGGCACCGGCCACCTCCACACCCTCTATATATCGCCGCTCAAGGCGCTCACCAATGACATCGCCCGGAATCTGACCGCGCCCATCGAAGGGATGGGCCTGAACGTGCGCACCGAAAGCCGCACCGGCGACACGCCGGGCGCGAAGCGCCAGCGCCAGCGCCGCACGCCGCCGGACATCCTGATGACCACGCCGGAATCGCTGATGCTAATGTTGTCCTACACGGATGCGCCGCGGATATTCGGCGGGCTGCGCGCGGTCGTCGTCGACGAGACCCACAGCTTCGCGGCGACCAAACGCGGCGACTTCACCGCGCTCGCGCTGGCCCGGCTGCGCCAACTTGCGCCCGATCATGTCCGCTTCGGCCTGTCGGCCACTGTTGCCAACCCGAACGGGCTGGCCGAATGGCTCGGCAGCAGCGGCGCGCCCGCAACCGTCCACATCGCCGAAGCCGCGCCGCGCCCGCAGATCGAGATGCTGCGCACCGAAACGCCCCTGCCCTATGGTGGCTTCATGGCGCGCTACGCGATCCCGGAGATATATGAGGCGGTGCGCGCGGCGGGCACGTCGATCCTGTTCGTCAACACGCGCGCGCAGGCCGAACTGATGCTGCAATGGCTCTGGCAGGCGAACGAGGACGCTCTGCCGATCACCGTCTATCACGGCAGCCTCGACAAGGAACAGCGGCGCAAGACCGAGGAGATGATGGCCAGCGGCAAGCTGCGCGCGGTTGTCGCCACCTCGGCGCTGGAGCTCGGCATCGACTGGGGCGATGTCGATCTCGTCGTGCAGGTCGGCGCGCCGAAGGGCGTCAGCCGGCTGTTGCAGCGGATCGGCCGCGCCAATCACCGGCTGGATGAGCCGAGCCGCGCGCTGCTGGTGCCAACCAACCGTTTCGAGACGCTGGAATGCCTCGCCGCCATCGAGGCAATTGAAAACGGCGTGCTCGACGGCGTGCAGGACTGGACCGCGACGCGCGACACGGTCATCCAGTATATCGTCAACTGCGCCTGCGCCGCGCCGGTTTGCCCCGACGCGCTTTATGCCGAGGTGACGAGCGCCGCACCCTATGCCGAGATGCCGCGCGCGGAGTTTGACGCGCTGTTCCGCTTTGCCGTCGATGGCGGCACCGTACTGGGCAACTATCCCCGCTATCGCCGCCTGCAGATGGGCACCGACGGCCTGTACCGCCTCACGCATCAGCGCGTCGCGCGCCGTCACCGCCAGAATATCGGCACCATTGTCGAGGCCAGCCGGCTGCGCGTGAAAAAGATGTTCGGCCCGCGCGGGGGTCGCGTGCTTGGCGAGGTGGAGGAATATTTCGCGCAAGGGCTGACGCCGGGCGACACCTTCCTGTTCGCGGGCGAGGTGCTGAGCTTCGAGCGCGTGCGCGACATGACGCTTGAGGCGCGGGCCGCAAAGGGCGGCGAGCCGAAGGTTCCGGCCTATGTCGGCGGGCAGATGCCGCTATCGACCTATCTTGCGGAGCGCGTGCGCGAACTGTTCGCCCGGCCTGACGCATGGGCCGCGCTGCCCGAGAGCGTGCGCGACTGGCTGGCGCTTCAGAAACAGGTCTCCCGCCTGCCCGACGAGGACAGCATGCTGATCGAACATTTCGGGCGCGGCCGGCTGCGCTACACCGTCTTCTACACCTTCGAGGGGCGCAAGGCGAACCAGACGCTCGGGATGCTCATCACCCGGCGCATGGAGCGTATGGGCCTCAAGCCGGTCAGCTTCGTGATCAGCGATTACGGGCTCACCGTGACGAATCTGTCCACAGTGACGGACGCGCATATCGACTCCCTCCTCGCGCCGGATATTCTCGGCGACGAGCTTGAGGAATGGATCGCGGAATCGCCGATGCTCAAGCGCGCCTTCCGGCAGGTGGCGACTGTTGCCGGGCTGACCGAGCAGAACTACGCGGGCGAGCGCAAGACCATGAAGCAGGTGACGTTCAGCACCGACCTGATCTACGACACGCTGCGTCGGCACGAGCCGGATCATGTGCTGCTGAGCGTGACGCGCCGGGAGGCGGAGCGCGAACTGCTCGATCTCAAGCGGCTGTCGCGGATGCTGGGCCGGTTCCACCCGAACTGGCGCTTCGTGGCCTTGCGCCGCGCCTCGCCGCTGGCGATCCCGATGCTGATGCAGGTCCGCGCGGAACAGGTGCGCGGCAGCGGTATCGAGGCGCTGCTCGCCCAGAGCGCGCTGCAGGACGAAGCGGAGCGGATGATGGAGGATGCGCGTGCCGCGGCCGGCTGA
- a CDS encoding ligase-associated DNA damage response exonuclease, with translation MEVRPEGLFCRPGGFYIDPIRPVKHALITHGHADHARAGHECVMATPETLAIMASRAGADFAEHQIPMPYGEVTGTSGVRISFHPAGHILGSAQILLEHADTRLVVSGDYKREHDPTCAPFEPVPCDVFVTEATFGLPVFRTPPVEGEIDKLLGSLRLFPERCHAVGVYALGKCQRLIRALRDAGYDRPIYLHGALVKLCALYEEHGIALGDLVRVSEVPREKLAGEIVLCPPGSLTDRWSRKLPNVLPAMASGWMQVRARAKQRRVELPLIISDHADWDDLIRTIEDVGAREIWVTHGREDALVHQAKRMGLKARALSLIGYEEDAAD, from the coding sequence ATGGAGGTCCGGCCCGAGGGGCTGTTCTGCCGGCCCGGCGGGTTCTACATCGACCCCATCCGCCCGGTGAAACATGCGCTGATAACACACGGGCACGCCGATCACGCGCGCGCCGGGCATGAATGCGTTATGGCAACGCCGGAGACGCTGGCAATCATGGCGAGCCGCGCGGGCGCGGATTTCGCCGAGCATCAGATCCCCATGCCGTATGGCGAAGTTACGGGGACGAGCGGTGTCAGGATCAGCTTTCACCCGGCCGGGCACATCCTGGGCAGCGCGCAAATCCTGCTGGAACATGCCGATACGCGGCTGGTCGTCTCCGGCGACTACAAGCGCGAGCACGACCCGACCTGCGCGCCGTTCGAGCCGGTACCGTGCGACGTGTTCGTCACCGAAGCGACCTTCGGCCTGCCGGTGTTCCGCACGCCGCCGGTGGAAGGCGAGATCGACAAGCTGCTCGGCTCGCTGCGGCTGTTCCCGGAGCGGTGCCATGCCGTCGGCGTCTATGCGCTGGGCAAGTGTCAGAGGCTGATTCGCGCGCTGCGGGATGCCGGCTATGACCGGCCAATCTACCTGCATGGCGCGCTGGTGAAGCTGTGCGCGCTTTATGAAGAGCATGGCATCGCGCTTGGCGATCTCGTCCGCGTGTCGGAGGTGCCACGCGAGAAGCTGGCCGGCGAGATCGTACTATGTCCGCCCGGATCGCTGACCGATCGCTGGTCGCGCAAGCTGCCGAACGTCCTGCCCGCGATGGCCTCGGGCTGGATGCAGGTGCGCGCGCGGGCCAAGCAACGCCGGGTGGAGTTGCCGCTTATTATCTCCGATCACGCTGACTGGGACGACCTGATCCGCACGATCGAGGATGTCGGCGCGCGCGAAATCTGGGTCACGCATGGCCGCGAAGATGCGCTTGTTCATCAGGCCAAGCGCATGGGGCTGAAAGCGCGGGCGCTGTCGCTGATTGGCTACGAGGAGGACGCGGCAGACTAG
- a CDS encoding cisplatin damage response ATP-dependent DNA ligase: MHDFSALLERLYFTYGNNDKAAIINDYLARTPDPDRGWAIAAIAGELRFDLFKSSLVRDLVKERVDPVLFDLSYDYVGELSETVAHLWPVSKNAKRLNRLPPLHEVVEKFSTLPKGEIAAYLVDLLDNATAQERWALIKLGTRGLRIGMSARFLKRCLAEYGGVDVSEVEEVWHALSPPYEELFAWLEGQAEKPRTGDAVVFHPVMLAHPIEDGELDTITPDAFQAEWKYDGVRVQAVSTPEGRALFSRTGDDMSAAFPDVVARMDFTGVFDGELLVRNNGALGTFNDLQKRLNRKRPEKKLMAELPGHLILYDVLKLNGEDLRPLTLDERRARLHEWFALHQPQGMSLSDRLDFASPQELQNLRARVSDGDEPDLATVEGLMLKRRDTAYIPGRPKGAWYKWKRDPLLVDAVLMYAQRGHGKRSSFYSDYTFGVWHGDELLPVGKAYFGFTDDELKELDKWVRNNTVARFGPVREVAKALVFEVAFDSLHPSTRHKCGLAMRFPRINRIRWDKPAAEADRLETLATLVR, encoded by the coding sequence ATGCATGATTTTTCGGCGCTGCTTGAGCGGCTCTATTTCACCTACGGGAACAATGACAAGGCCGCGATCATCAACGACTATCTCGCGCGCACGCCGGACCCGGACCGCGGCTGGGCAATCGCGGCGATCGCGGGCGAATTGCGCTTCGACCTGTTCAAGAGTTCGCTCGTGCGCGATCTCGTGAAAGAGCGGGTCGATCCGGTGCTGTTCGATCTGTCCTACGATTATGTCGGCGAACTGTCAGAGACGGTCGCGCATCTCTGGCCGGTGAGCAAAAACGCCAAGCGGCTCAACCGCCTGCCGCCGCTGCACGAGGTCGTGGAGAAGTTCTCGACGCTGCCGAAGGGCGAGATCGCGGCCTATCTCGTCGACTTGCTGGACAATGCCACGGCGCAGGAGCGCTGGGCGCTCATCAAGCTCGGCACGCGCGGCCTGCGCATCGGCATGTCGGCGCGGTTCCTGAAGCGTTGCCTTGCGGAGTATGGCGGCGTCGATGTCAGTGAGGTCGAGGAAGTCTGGCACGCGCTGTCCCCGCCCTATGAGGAGCTGTTCGCCTGGCTCGAAGGACAGGCCGAGAAGCCGCGCACCGGCGATGCGGTCGTGTTCCATCCGGTGATGCTGGCGCATCCGATCGAGGACGGCGAACTCGACACCATCACGCCGGACGCCTTTCAGGCCGAATGGAAATATGACGGCGTGCGCGTGCAGGCGGTGAGCACGCCGGAGGGCCGCGCGCTGTTCTCGCGCACGGGCGATGACATGAGCGCGGCGTTCCCCGATGTCGTCGCGCGGATGGATTTTACCGGCGTGTTCGACGGCGAGCTATTGGTACGCAACAACGGCGCGCTCGGCACCTTCAACGACCTGCAGAAACGGCTGAACCGCAAGCGCCCGGAAAAGAAGCTGATGGCCGAGTTGCCGGGCCATCTGATCCTCTATGATGTGCTCAAGCTCAATGGAGAAGACTTGCGCCCTCTGACTCTGGATGAGCGCCGCGCCCGACTGCATGAGTGGTTCGCCTTGCACCAGCCCCAGGGCATGTCGCTGTCAGACCGGCTCGATTTTGCGTCTCCTCAGGAGCTTCAGAATCTGCGCGCGCGCGTCAGCGACGGCGATGAGCCGGACCTTGCCACCGTTGAAGGGCTGATGCTCAAGCGACGCGACACAGCCTATATCCCCGGCCGTCCAAAGGGTGCGTGGTACAAGTGGAAGCGCGATCCGCTGCTGGTCGATGCCGTGCTGATGTACGCCCAGCGCGGCCATGGCAAGCGCTCATCCTTTTATTCCGACTACACTTTCGGCGTCTGGCACGGCGACGAGCTGTTGCCCGTCGGCAAGGCCTATTTCGGCTTCACCGACGACGAGCTGAAGGAGCTGGACAAGTGGGTGCGGAACAACACGGTGGCGCGCTTTGGTCCGGTGCGCGAGGTGGCAAAGGCGCTGGTCTTCGAGGTCGCGTTCGATTCCCTACACCCCTCGACCCGCCACAAATGTGGCCTGGCCATGCGCTTTCCCCGGATCAACCGGATTCGCTGGGACAAGCCCGCCGCCGAAGCCGATCGGCTCGAGACACTGGCGACGCTGGTTCGCTGA